One region of Eupeodes corollae chromosome 1, idEupCoro1.1, whole genome shotgun sequence genomic DNA includes:
- the LOC129952370 gene encoding uncharacterized protein LOC129952370, protein MSDAKTSKIPLDTGYFKNQMTDDELLDDNEIYRKAIGSLLYLSGNTRPDIAAAVSILSRKVSCPTQRDWNEVKRILRYLKGTLQLQLCVGCNKNSKLVGYADADWASDVKGRKSTSGYLFKFGEAINSYASKKQGLIALSSNEAELVDLAEATQELIWLRTLFEDLQVDLDDVTIYEDNQSCLKLLDSEKINPRTKHIDVKYYFLRDIKESKEVKFIYCPTEEMVADILTKPLQNIK, encoded by the coding sequence ATGTCAGATGCGAAGACATCCAAAATACCTTTAGATActggatatttcaaaaaccaaatgaCGGATGATGAGCTTTTAGACGACAATGAAATTTATCGAAAAGCTATTGGCTCACTTCTTTACTTATCAGGAAATACAAGGCCGGACATAGCAGCAGCTGTTTCAATTCTTAGCAGAAAAGTATCCTGTCCTACTCAGCGTGATTGGAACGAAGTTAAACGCATTTTAAGGTACTTGAAAGGAACTTTACAGCTACAGCTTTGTGTTGGAtgcaacaaaaattcaaaacttgttgGATATGCCGATGCAGATTGGGCTTCAGACGTTAAAGGACGAAAATCCACAAgcggatatttatttaaatttggagAAGCTATAAACAGTTATGCAAGTAAAAAGCAAGGATTGATTGCACTTTCATCAAATGAAGCAGAGCTTGTCGATTTAGCAGAAGCAACTCAAGAACTTATTTGGCTGAGAACATTATTTGAAGACCTACAAGTTGATTTAGATGATGTTACAATATACGAAGACAATCAAAGTTGTTTAAAACTTCTAGATTCAGAGAAGATAAATCCTCGAACAAAACATATAGATGTGAAGTACTATTTTCTTCGTGACATTAAAGAATCTAAAGAAGTTAAATTCATTTACTGTCCAACTGAAGAAATGGTTGCAGACATTCTAACGAAACCATTACAGAATATTAAGTAA